The proteins below come from a single Bombyx mori chromosome 19, ASM3026992v2 genomic window:
- the LOC101736780 gene encoding retinoblastoma-like protein 2, producing the protein MPKSDENEDWIEKMEDLCSNLNVDSSAAKKSKDSFSEIKRNYILDGDELHWMACALYVACRTSVTPTVQTGKVVEGNCVSLTKLLRLCNLSLIQFFIKIKNWMEMASMSTDFKERISRLEHKFAVSSVLFRKFQPIFMELFVGLTNEPVKQVSKRRPKLQPCSTNALFEFTWCLYICVKGEFHNSANDLVDMYHILLSCLDYIFANAFMARRVDIINPEFKGLPTDWTKNDFKMPKTPPCVISTLCEIKDGLSKEATTMKEYSWKPVIDSFFEKGILKGNSEPTLGILDLGVFDVNLKSLNNLYETYVLSVGEFDERIFLGEQANEQIGMKNKVSGDEISEVIANFGPSGRACPDTPLTGRRYLSRRSEELTPVSEAKNSLARLAATLRHARPQPSPTLLRLFTECGVTDEMINAKLIKPCNGWMEQFGASLKEAHNTPHSETISIRCNMVTCLYYKVFEHIIKEEHRKKPQVSLQMLLSQETYQLTVYACCTEIVLHAYGVNSFKFPRVLQIFKLSAFHFYKIIELVVQAVVDKLSRDVIKHLNAVEEEVLESLVWTSDSPLWDQLSKTPVPASADVSVQDSPFRRTNGLQSPVSTIDRFMSPMAEQAKKQLFKDPIKPGQSLLVQANTTPVKEPAVSANTSQPSQSTSSCETTPTSTPKKNNSLILFFRKFYSLAVVRMNDLCTRLRLTDDELKRKIWTCLEYSIMHQTHLMKDRHLDQILMCSVYVICKVSNNPSSNQVEKTFAEIMRCYRQRPLADNHVYRSVLIKQSTDESSPERGDLINFYNKVYVQCMQNFALRFSGRHRDECSLSPLPTGRCEARSPAGTRVSERHQLYVKPLTDPPPQHHHLTYRFSRSPAKDLQAINSLVWCDTGLGSGVGLKRALEGALDSDPNKRNRAAPAVARKLHHLLSDRQAV; encoded by the exons ATGCCCAAATCAGACGAAAACGAAGATTGGATTGAGAAGATGGAGGATCTTTGTTCTAATTTAAACGTCGATTCATCAGCTGCGAAGAAATCGAAAGATTCTTTTTCAGAAATAAAACGAAATTATATACTAGAT GGTGATGAATTACATTGGATGGCATGCGCATTGTATGTGGCTTGTAGGACATCGGTCACTCCTACAGTGCAAACAGGAAAAGTGGTGGAAGGGAACTGTGTCAGCCTGACAAAACTTTTGAGATTATGTAATCTAAG CTTAATTCAGTTcttcatcaaaataaaaaactggaTGGAGATGGCCTCAATGTCTACAGATTTTAAAGAAAGGATATCTCGTTTGGAACACAAGTTTGCAGTCTCTTCAGTACTCTTCAGGAAGTTCCAACCGATTTTCATGGAACTGTTTGTTGGGTTAACAAATGAGCCTGTAAAACAAGTCTCGAAGAGAAGACCAAA ACTGCAACCATGTTCAACAAATGCCTTGTTTGAGTTTACATGGTGTTTGTACATTTGTGTGAAAGGAGAATTCCACAATTCTGCTAATGACTTAGTAGATATGTATCACATATTACTATCATGTTTGGATTATATATTTGCCAATGCATTTATGGCCCGAAGGGTAGACATTATTAATCCTGAATTTAAAG gATTACCTACAGATTGGACTAAAAATGATTTCAAAATGCCAAAAACTCCTCCATGTGTAATTTCTACTTTATGTGAGATCAAGGATGGCTTATCGAAAGAGGCAACCACTATGAAAGAATATAGCTGGAAACCTGTTATTGATTCTTTTTTTGAAAAAGGg ATACTGAAAGGCAATAGTGAGCCTACGCTTGGAATTCTAGATTTGGGAGTGTTTGATGTAAATCTTAAATCACTGAACAACTTGTATGAAACATATGTTCTCAGTGTAGGAGAATTTGATGAAAGGATTTTTTTAG GCGAACAAGCAAATGAACAAATTGGAATGAAGAACAAAGTGTCCGGTGATGAGATCTCAGAAGTAATAGCTAATTTCGGTCCT AGCGGTCGTGCGTGCCCGGACACGCCGCTGACGGGGCGGCGCTACCTGTCGCGCCGCAGCGAGGAGCTGACGCCCGTGTCGGAGGCCAAGAACAGCCTGGCGCGCCTCGCCGCCACGCTGCGACACGCGCGCCCCCAACCCTCGCCCACGCTGCTCAGGCTCTTCAC GGAATGCGGCGTAACTGATGAAATGATAAATGCAAAACTAATAAAACCCTGCAATGGTTGGATGGAACAATTTGGGGCCAGCTTGAAGGAAGCACACAATACCCCGCATAGTGAGACAATTTCTATACGCTGTAATATGGTCACATGTTTATATTATAAGGTGTTTGAACATATCATCAAAGAGGAACATAGGAAAAAGCCACAGGTTTCATTGCAG ATGCTTCTTTCACAAGAAACATACCAGCTAACTGTATATGCGTGCTGTACGGAGATTGTCCTACATGCCTATGGAGTGAATTCATTCAAGTTTCCCAGAGTGCTGCAGATATTCAAGCTGAGCGCATTTCATTTCTATAAGATTATTGAACTAGTTGTACAGGCCGTGGTCGATAAGCTTAGTCGAGACGTCATCAAACATTTGAATGCA GTCGAAGAAGAAGTACTAGAGTCTCTGGTGTGGACTTCTGACAGTCCTCTGTGGGACCAACTCAGTAAAACGCCAGTGCCAGCCTCTGCCGACGTCTCCGTACAAGATTCACCTTTTCGAAGAACTA aTGGTCTACAATCACCTGTCTCTACAATAGACCGCTTCATGTCACCTATGGCTGAACAAGCCAAGAAGCAATTATTCAAAGACCCTATTAAACCCGGCCAGTCACTTTTAG TACAAGCAAACACAACACCAGTGAAAGAGCCAGCAGTGTCTGCTAATACATCACAACCATCACAAAGTACTTCAAGTTGTGAGACCACGCCTACATCGACacccaaaaaaaacaattcattaatattgttttttaggAAG TTTTACAGTTTAGCGGTAGTACGTATGAACGATCTGTGCACGAGATTGCGACTGACTGACGACGAATTAAAACGCAAAATTTGGACTTGTCTTGAGTACTCAATAATGCATCAAACACATCTAATGAAAGACAGACATCTAGATCAGATACTTATGTGCTCTGTTTATGTTATATGTAAG GTTTCAAATAATCCGTCTAGTAATCAAGTGGAGAAAACATTTGCAGAAATCATGCGATGTTACAGACAACGCCCTTTAGCGGATAATCATGTTTATAGATCTGTTTTAATCAAACAAAGCACAGACGAGA GTTCACCAGAAAGAGGAGATTTGATTAACTTTTATAATAAAGTTTATGTGCAATGTATGCAGAATTTTGCACTTAGATTTTCTGGACGACACAGGGAT GAGTGCAGCCTGTCTCCGCTGCCGACGGGGCGGTGTGAGGCGCGCTCCCCGGCCGGCACGCGCGTGTCCGAGCGACATCAGCTCTACGTCAAGCCGCTCACCGACCCGCCGCCGCAACACCACCACCTCACCTACAGATTCAGCCGCAGCCCCGCCAAG GACCTACAGGCGATCAACAGTTTGGTCTGGTGCGACACAGGACTGGGGTCGGGCGTAGGCCTGAAGCGTGCGCTGGAAGGAGCGTTGGACAGCGACCCGAATAAGCGAAACAGAGCCGCACCCGCCGTAGCCAGAAAGCTGCATCATCTACTATCTGACAGGCAGGCTGTCTAG